A region of Sulfurovum sp. DNA encodes the following proteins:
- the mrdA gene encoding penicillin-binding protein 2 codes for MKYQLIFFIFVSVWVTMIARLYHISIKSNYYYEKLAKENVEHKEFIKPIRGSISDVHGKLLAMNQIGFSISIRPHLKSGSKALETVGEILSEAFPDLNIILLYKVYRKYSSLYNHKFIKVVDFIPYAKMMGAYAKLSLNSNIKIEVETKRYYPYGNYAAHLVGYTGRSNPKENSIDKVVSIVGQVGKTGLERYYNKVLQGEYGYVVSKVTATNRAIEVLKKVPPQDNKNLTLNIDIDLQRMIHNIFKKKKETGVAIVMRVTGELVAAVSYPAYNPNLFVGGISFKDWHALREDFSHPFSNKIVHGIYPPGSTIKMGMALAFEETHPGILKNSDHCKGYITIGKSSHKFRCWKHFGHGKVALRKAIRESCDVYFYDKSLKVGIDAAAKYLRSFGLGVKTGVDLPREYIGVMPDKAWKRRRFGQPWYKGETAIASIGQGYDLVTPIQIARYTALIATGNLVKPRVAKLVDGNATVPEIVPMSLNPYAISEIKKGMYDVCNSRRGTAYKTMHNLPIVVAGKTATSQVQSIPQSTAKRLKESELAYYHRSHAWITTYAPYEDPQYVVTVLIEHGGHGGSTAGPMAAKIYKWLYKHNYIVLSEKQQAEKKLIYDWEYYWFKYGQYSSTWISSFSLNRYPLKRSFLETLYDMF; via the coding sequence GCAGTATCTCTGATGTGCACGGAAAGCTACTTGCAATGAATCAAATAGGATTCTCTATCTCGATACGACCACACCTAAAGAGTGGAAGCAAGGCACTTGAGACAGTAGGAGAGATACTCTCTGAAGCATTTCCTGATCTTAATATCATCTTACTGTACAAAGTCTACAGAAAGTATAGTTCGCTGTACAATCACAAGTTTATTAAGGTCGTAGATTTTATTCCTTATGCAAAGATGATGGGTGCGTATGCAAAGTTGAGTCTTAATTCTAATATTAAAATTGAAGTAGAAACAAAACGTTACTATCCATATGGAAACTATGCTGCTCATCTTGTTGGATATACTGGTCGCTCCAATCCAAAAGAAAACAGTATTGATAAGGTTGTAAGTATTGTTGGACAAGTAGGAAAAACAGGTTTAGAACGGTATTACAATAAAGTACTTCAGGGGGAATATGGCTATGTTGTCAGCAAGGTAACAGCAACCAATAGAGCAATAGAAGTTCTTAAGAAAGTACCACCACAAGATAATAAAAATCTAACACTGAACATTGATATTGATTTGCAACGTATGATCCATAATATATTTAAAAAGAAGAAAGAAACAGGTGTTGCTATTGTAATGCGTGTTACAGGAGAACTTGTTGCTGCAGTGAGTTACCCCGCTTACAACCCAAACCTTTTTGTTGGAGGAATCAGTTTTAAAGATTGGCATGCATTAAGGGAAGATTTTTCTCACCCTTTTTCCAATAAGATTGTACATGGAATCTATCCTCCAGGATCAACTATTAAAATGGGAATGGCACTTGCCTTCGAGGAAACCCATCCTGGTATTTTAAAAAACTCAGATCACTGTAAGGGATATATTACTATAGGAAAAAGTAGCCATAAGTTTCGATGTTGGAAACATTTTGGGCATGGTAAGGTTGCACTCAGAAAGGCAATTAGGGAGAGTTGTGATGTCTACTTTTACGACAAAAGCCTCAAGGTAGGTATTGATGCTGCAGCAAAGTATCTGCGCTCTTTTGGGCTTGGAGTGAAAACAGGTGTAGATTTACCCAGAGAATATATTGGCGTTATGCCTGATAAGGCATGGAAGAGGCGTCGTTTTGGACAGCCATGGTATAAAGGTGAAACAGCCATTGCTTCTATCGGTCAGGGGTATGATTTGGTTACGCCGATTCAGATTGCACGCTATACAGCACTGATAGCAACTGGAAATTTAGTTAAGCCTCGTGTTGCAAAACTGGTAGATGGTAATGCAACAGTACCAGAGATTGTACCCATGTCTCTGAATCCATATGCTATTTCAGAAATTAAAAAAGGCATGTATGATGTATGTAACTCTCGAAGAGGAACCGCATATAAAACAATGCATAATTTACCTATTGTGGTTGCCGGAAAAACTGCTACATCACAGGTACAATCTATTCCCCAGTCGACTGCCAAACGTCTAAAAGAGTCTGAACTTGCCTATTATCACCGATCGCATGCTTGGATTACAACCTATGCACCCTATGAAGATCCCCAATATGTGGTCACGGTACTCATTGAACATGGCGGTCATGGTGGAAGTACAGCAGGACCTATGGCAGCAAAAATATATAAGTGGCTATACAAACATAACTATATTGTTCTTTCAGAAAAGCAACAAGCAGAAAAAAAGTTGATATATGATTGGGAATATTATTGGTTCAAATATGGCCAATATAGTAGTACTTGGATCAGCAGCTTCTCATTAAACCGTTACCCATTAAAACGTAGTTTTCTAGAAACCTTGTATGATATGTTCTAG